In the genome of Montipora foliosa isolate CH-2021 chromosome 3, ASM3666993v2, whole genome shotgun sequence, one region contains:
- the LOC137996512 gene encoding uncharacterized protein, whose product MGMTIRCDIFIGFLMIVMFSLELVHTRHLKGLKRAARGNKKELPQSFRENLLWNLILTQKIAAHKESARSTHSVSSKHMHQHKRHHQQAKERKIYDQNNKSTMDIYRVPLNVGLCSDQHPQCASFALNGMCDWPELFQNLHDIHVTCPFSCGYCKENVSGGEVDFVGDDWTKE is encoded by the exons ATGGGAATGACAATTCGTTGCGATATATTTATTGGTTTCTTGATGATTGTTATGTTTTCACTGGAGTTAGTTCACACCAGGCATCTTAAAG GGCTTAAGAGGGCGGCACGTGGAAACAAAAAAGAGTTGCCACAGAGCTTTCGTGAAAATCTCCTCTGGAACCTCATTCTAACACAAAAGATCGCTGCGCATAAAGAAAGTGCAAGGTCCACGCATTCAGTTAGCAGCAAGCATATGCATCAGCACAAAAGACACCACCAGCAAGCCAAGGAGCGAAAGATCTATGACCAAAACAATAAGAGCACAATGGACATTTACAGGGTGCCATTAAATGTTG GTCTTTGTAGTGATCAGCATCCACAATGTGCTTCTTTTGCATTAAATGGAATGTGTGACTGGCCAGAGCTCTTTCAGAATCTGCATGACATTCATGTGACTTGCCCATTTTCATGTGGATACTGCAAGGA GAACGTTTCAGGAGGAGAAGTGGATTTTGTTGGAGATGACTGGACTAAAGAGTAG
- the LOC137995167 gene encoding uncharacterized protein, with protein MTNKRRLQSPPASVKLYSLQKGLRWLKENVHLRERLEGSKSGKFNSWQSRNAFADADHNVSRKPYIKKYKDSRQRDVLKNIISLIKEREDATIQSSEPANVVFLLDGSGDIGFRELQFYKMFVKEVYNSIKRPPQGIKFGLFECGSLRHYNQHNILSRTIPNSTALDRILDNLVPINGHCELGKSLQMINTNIFKRPTNDSPRAIVVVLAGHSLDNVTSAANRLNEEGVKIVAFGAGDKADMDQLVTLTVSPLYAFKVPAFEYLPSMSSTAVGFLDKVTEPRLKYWIVNVGKINRPGTTSSHCFIRHGSETDHLGTLRLICSSTMIFSYLIAVNTGLLQAVQTQLLPIPVIPVQTIPIQPLPSVVIPPLQTHVPANNAGSMTNQQPPGGNMPPIPQNASNEKPKESNPESKVSPSTENSNENKTPAELSEKPNGTQLPSKAPGSQVPTKSTEGSKSSKKQTTKSAPSSHSTCLPGNENSPTPRPNASCPTLKKPTSVPSAQGARTKKPTPDKKPTSASTTPNSNHNSMPQIVLCQVICGSDCCSPKVKTSPTQSTPTTKPTTESTTEPKSEYKSKPTEAPDVMAGPPLPLRYPPCLPKNTHHLLSCQLQWPARPLPPSDTFPMYMTLPPATASPLQMENEKETKGNLLGGQCQDFHPDCPAFVMSRMCDQETPFKDVFNVREVCMLSCGVCNSLVEQGTNLTFKKREKGRRPEDMGFPEYSKKFLKRHVLEAQNNS; from the exons ATGACCAATAAGAGACGTCTTCAGTCACCTCCAGCCAGCG ttaagcTGTACTCATTGCAAAAGGGACTTCGATGGCTGAAAGAAAATGTGCATCTAAGAGAAAGACTGGAGGGTTCAAAAAGTGGTAAATTTAATTCATGGCAAAGCAGAAATGCATTTGCCGACGCTGACCACAATGTTTCGCGTAAGCCCTACATAAAAAAATACAAGGATAGTAGGCAAAGAGATGTTCTAAAAAATATCATTTCACTTATTAAAGAGAGGGAGGACGCTACAATTCAGTCGTCTG AGCCAGCAAACGTGGTATTCTTGTTGGACGGCTCAGGTGATATAGGATTTAGAGAACTTCAGTTCTACAAAATGTTTGTGAAAGAGGTGTATAACAGCATAAAGCGTCCTCCTCAAGGAATCAAGTTTGGATTATTTGAATGCGGCTCACTGAGGCATTACAACCAACATAACATCTTATCCCGAACGATTCCAAATTCGACGGCACTTGATCGTATATTAGACAATCTTGTCCCGATAAATGGACATTGTGAGCTAGGAAAATCGCTCCAAATGATAAATACAAACATTTTTAAACGACCGACGAATGATTCTCCAAGGGCAATAGTTGTTGTATTGGCTGGACATTCCCTGGACAACGTCACCAGCGCAGCTAATAGACTAAATGAAGAAGGAGTGAAAATTGTGGCCTTTGGTGCGGGGGACAAAGCTGATATGGATCAACTTGTCACATTAACGGTCTCACCACTTTATGCCTTCAAGGTTCCAGCTTTTGAATATTTGCCTTCGATGTCATCTACGGCCGTTGGGTTTCTGGACAAAG TAACTGAGCCCAG GTTAAAATATTGGATAGTGAATGTCGGGAAAATTAACCGTCCTGGTACAACGTCGAGCCACTGCTTCATACGCCATGGCAGTGAGACAGACCACTTAGGTACGTTGCGACTAATATGTTCTAGTACAATGATCTTCTCCTATCTTATTGCTGTCAATACAGGCCTTTTGCAAGCTGTTCAAACCCAGTTGTTACCAATACCTGTTATTCCTGTTCAGACGATCCCAATACAACCTCTGCCTTCTGTCGTTATTCCTCCACTTCAAACACACGTTCCAGCCAACAACGCAGGATCAATGACAAACCAACAACCACCAGGAGGAAATATGCCCCCAATTCCACAAAATGcaagtaatgaaaaaccaaaagaATCAAACCCTGAGAGCAAAGTCTCTCCATCGACGGAAAACtcaaacgaaaacaaaactcCAGCAGAATTATCAGAAAAACCGAATGGTACTCAGCTTCCATCCAAGGCACCTGGATCTCAGGTACCAACTAAATCAACTGAAGGAAGTAAGTCTTCAAAGAAGCAAACTACAAAAAGTGCCCCTTCATCTCATAGCACGTGTTTGCCTGGGAATGAAAATTCTCCTACACCAAGACCAAATGCGTCTTGTCCAACTTTAAAGAAACCAACATCTGTCCCTTCTGCACAAGGAGCCCGAACGAAGAAACCCACTCCTGATAAGAAACCAACAAGTGCATCAACAACTCCCAATTCCAATCATAATTCAATGCCACAGATTGTACTCTGCCAAGTAATCTGTGGAAGCGACTGTTGTTCACCTAAAGTGAAAACATCTCCAACACAAAGTACTCCTACGACGAAACCCACAACTGAATCAACAACCGAACCCAAAAGCGAGTATAAGTCAAAACCGACAGAGGCACCGGATGTTATGGCTGGGCCACCTTTACCACTTCGTTACCCTCCATGTCTTCCAAAGAACACACATCATTTGCTTTCCTGTCAATTGCAATGGCCGGCGAGACCTCTGCCTCCCTCTGACACATTCCCAATGTACATGACACTTCCTCCTGCTACTGCCTCGCCACTCCAAATGGAAAACGAAAAGGAGACGAAAGGAAATTTGCTTGGTG GTCAATGCCAAGACTTCCATCCTGACTGCCCCGCGTTTGTTATGAGCAGAATGTGTGATCAGGAAACTCCCTTCAAAGATGTATTTAACGTTCGTGAAGTTTGCATGTTGTCGTGTGGTGTATGTAACAG TCTCGTCGAACAAGGAACTAATCTTACATTTAAGAAGCGTGAAAAAGGAAGAAGGCCTGAAGACATGGGATTCCCAGAATACAGCAAGAAATTCCTTAAACGCCACGTTCTTGAAGCACAAAATAACAGTTAA
- the LOC137996511 gene encoding probable GH family 25 lysozyme 3 — translation MNYPLLGSNYENGMHPNFGPTLGEPTVGYSDSWSFLTQSGTQEPVQSKVFQNSQTTSEDSNEEETFEENKQSIGPTLPQDGTHFKDGSVENAQDLSENINSTTQSPENQGQSSINKTKPDGEGQPGNVNQGNSGAGAIPSAGEVVASKNVAASSGSSGNLAGSPGNPTGSGPLVNNGKVSPGTGSTGTNGGSFQGGAANTVGGAASNSGQQALTGAWLVQIMLIIICVHMFCLPDYHN, via the exons ATGAACTATCCTCTTCTTGGTTCAAACTACGAAAACGGCATGCACCCCAACTTTGGACCAACCCTTGGTGAACCTACTGTGGGGTATTCAG ATTCATGGTCATTTCTTACGCAGAGTGGGACCCAAGAACCGGTGCAAAGTAAGGTTTTTCAAAATTCCCAAACAACCAGTGAAGATAGTAACGAGGAAGAAACCTTTGAGGAAAATAAACAGAGTATAGGACCAACGCTACCTCAGGACGGAACTCATTTCAAGGACGGCAGTGTTGAAAACGCACAAGATCTGTCTGAAAATATCAATTCAACCACGCAAAGTCCTGAAAACCAAGGACAATCCAgcataaacaagacaaaaccGGACGGAGAAGGGCAACCTGGAAATGTGAACCAAGGAAATTCTGGTGCAGGAGCCATTCCTTCGGCTGGCGAGGTTGTCGCTTCTAAGAATGTGGCTGCTAGTTCGGGTAGCAGCGGAAACCTGGCAGGGTCTCCCGGAAATCCAACAGGAAGTGGACCATTAGTTAATAATGGAAAAGTGAGCCCTGGTACTGGAAGTACTGGAACCAACGGTGGCTCATTTCAAGGTGGTGCTGCAAATACTGTTGGCGGAGCAGCTTCAAATTCGGGGCAGCAAGCATTAACAGGTGCGTGGCTCGTGCAAATAATGCTGATAATAATCTGTGTACATATGTTTTGTTTACCTGACTATCACAACTGA